One Desulfobacterales bacterium genomic window carries:
- a CDS encoding ABC transporter permease: TSDIMDFSNAIKISLRELVNNKSRTFLTMLGIIIGVAAVIAMLAIGQGSKSSIRNQISEMGSNMLNIRPGADNGPGGARMSADEMQTLKMGDFEAIRDGSNYFAAISPGVTSSGQAIYGANNMHTSMTGVNEEYLDIRKYEVVDGQMFTEKDIKESAKVCVIGQTVVETLFPNGEDPVGQNIRFGKIPFKIIGVLGEKGDNSMGQDQDDIILAPYTSVMKRILAITYLQTIYASVIDEKDTEAAQAQIEGILRNRHKIRTGEDDDFSVRTQKEMLTMMTSTTDMMTALLAAVAGISLIVGGIGIMNIMYVSVTERTKEIGLRMSIGAKGKDILMQFLTEAVLISVTGGLIGILLGVMSSYSIKWIANWPIEIQAYSVFLSFLVCSITGIFFGWYPAKRASELDPIEAIRYE, translated from the coding sequence AACATCAGACATCATGGATTTTTCAAATGCAATCAAAATATCACTTCGCGAATTGGTCAACAATAAATCGCGTACTTTTCTCACGATGCTGGGTATCATCATCGGTGTTGCAGCGGTCATTGCCATGCTGGCCATCGGACAAGGATCCAAATCAAGCATCAGGAACCAGATTTCCGAAATGGGCTCCAACATGCTGAACATACGTCCCGGAGCAGACAATGGTCCCGGTGGTGCACGTATGAGTGCAGACGAAATGCAGACCCTCAAGATGGGAGATTTTGAAGCCATCAGAGACGGATCAAATTACTTTGCAGCCATTTCACCCGGAGTAACCAGCAGTGGACAAGCCATCTACGGAGCGAACAACATGCATACCAGCATGACCGGTGTCAATGAGGAATACCTGGATATCCGTAAATATGAGGTTGTAGATGGTCAGATGTTCACAGAAAAAGATATCAAGGAATCAGCCAAAGTCTGTGTAATCGGGCAAACCGTTGTAGAAACACTTTTCCCCAACGGTGAAGATCCTGTTGGTCAAAATATCCGTTTTGGAAAAATTCCTTTTAAAATAATCGGTGTCCTTGGGGAAAAAGGAGACAACTCCATGGGGCAAGATCAGGATGATATCATACTGGCGCCCTACACTTCGGTCATGAAAAGAATTCTGGCCATCACCTACCTGCAAACTATTTATGCATCAGTCATTGACGAAAAGGATACGGAAGCGGCACAGGCTCAGATAGAAGGAATCTTACGCAACAGACATAAAATCAGAACTGGTGAAGATGATGACTTCAGCGTCCGTACCCAAAAAGAAATGCTCACCATGATGACTTCCACGACAGACATGATGACGGCTTTACTGGCGGCAGTAGCCGGCATTTCCCTGATAGTCGGAGGTATCGGCATCATGAACATCATGTATGTATCGGTAACCGAACGCACCAAGGAAATCGGACTTCGTATGTCCATCGGTGCAAAAGGGAAAGATATCCTGATGCAATTCCTGACTGAAGCAGTTCTAATCAGTGTAACAGGCGGCCTTATCGGCATCTTGCTCGGTGTGATGTCTTCGTACAGTATCAAGTGGATAGCGAACTGGCCGATAGAAATTCAGGCTTATTCTGTTTTTCTGTCCTTTTTAGTCTGCTCTATTACCGGAATATTTTTCGGATGGTATCCTGCAAAGCGGGCATCCGAGCTGGATCCGATAGAAGCAATCCGCTACGAATAG